CTCCAAACTTGTACACcctgaataacaataataaagaaatatatctaaaccccttaTTACACTAACCGGGATCTTTTTAGGTTgtagtatgaaaacaagaaccactaactcctttattacaaaccaaatttaaaatcttacaaactttctttattaccaaccattgtctaaccagttttaaactaagttcatctttattcaaacacacacacactaactatctacactccacctgttcgggcaactcaaagcttttcttcgtggattgggatcaacatctcgggtatgagaggatcccgcgGCTTGACCCACTTCTTTACTACTCGAGTCCTGATAAGTTTCATactccttcttaactgaaaacaataaggtgaataacatAAAAACAGCAAAGATAGTATGAACAGTGTTAAAGTAATTTAAATGAATTGGTAATCTgggtacatctgcaaagatataaccccgcgagaatagaaagaaggccattactagCGAATaccaaatgaactaaactggacacaagttcacatctataccctgttgatcagacaggatacagtgcatatctatatctcactatattgatctagtcgggcacccaggctctacggcctaTCTCAAGGATCCAGTTATGTCCCagtccttaggatcaagtaaaacttaatcccaaacatcattatccagtccatggagtagcaactGGAACAATCGATATGccttgatatattctaatcaccagaatataccaatgtatatgtgtaacaattggaatatgaatagaggattcaaaggaaaaggagaaatcaagaatcaaaatgaaatatgaacaagagaatatCAATTGTGTATTAGTATTTGTGAATaggaatcaaaagagtgcaagcgtgataagaatctgaagaaacgtcactattctgaaattagaataggggaaaaacttgccttccaCGCGATTTACTtcaaatatgtcaccttcgtctatcaccggctCAATATACCTTGTTGGCTTGGCTTCTATCAAAaaaatagactgatttagtcatcTCATATCTCAATCGGGTCTTAAATCGACTTCATGTAGCTCCTATTATCTATCCATACGCGTATTattgactcgtatattatttattaacaagcaagactcgattaaccacataatacacataagcacataagccacataatcattcttatgtttaaaataatttttagaatcaaaattgactGGTTGTTTGCTTAattgatcattatctgactcgtttcctatttttcgggatttatcggactcgtctcTGCACGTGATTCGGCTTACAATCAACTAAATATCAAAGGCAACTagtttctagaagaaattaggttttaatattatttttaatgaaaatactTCATTcttctgagtcaaagggctttcgtttcgctcgaattgGACGAATGacctaattaatatcaattaaacaaagataaatcaacaaatcattcaatataaataattattattaattattaaaccttaaaaatatttttaagtaattatttaagaaaaatcagaattaaaaatgatttttctataatttttggaattaaaatgaatttattatgatttattgaaaattatttgattaattatcaaaataattaatcatttttaaataattaataaataataaataaataaataataattacttaaaaaaataattaaatctaatttttagaaaatatttcataattatttataatataaatcaattaattaaataattaattaatcaatttataaaataaataaaactaatttttataattaataaaaataaaaataaaattaaattccagaaacatttgtcagaaaccaaaGTCTGACAAAATTGGATCAAAATCAGATAATCCAatcgggtcaaacgggtcaaaatccgggtcgtgaagaacacaccagattttgcccagaatccggccaccggagCAGATTCCGGTGTGCCGttttcaggccaaaaacaacTTGGTTTGGTTCGTATTTCACAGGGTTTCTATTCCAATCAATTTCAGCAATTCATCTCCGGCCAAAACAGACCATAAACATCGTGGAATCTTCATCTCCGATCAAAACCGACATCAACTCCGGCCAAATATCGAATTTCTTTATTTGTACATGAAATTgaacgttctatagtgcaaatcgaagctaagaacacatacaatcaaacccctaagatttcaagaaccaaatattcaccaaAATCACGAAGGTATGATTTGAAGATTGAACAtaaaaccctaataatcgaaaaTTACCATCCAGGAAttgtttgttcaattaaacaccatgaatcgattgcaaataacatcaggaagctatatctatcatcaaaacatcataataaccctagaatcaaaaagccctaatttgaacataaaccgtagaaattgaaaataaaaaacgatgcattaaaacgtgaaattgatatttaaaataggaagaacagatcgaaaccttcgatttggatactcgaactgcttgatttggtacaGAAATCTGATTAAAATCAACGATTGAATCCTCGACCCGGATTTGTTCTACACGACCCAGCTGTAGAGAATTTTGtgtatttttctgaattttaattaattaattaataataattaggctatttatagtagtaaaattaatactcctaattaaaattaaggccctaattctacatttttttaaaattaattggcccctaattttttaatttttgagtattaaaatttaaagtataaatattttatatatacaatatatatataccaaaatttcccaaaaattgtgaataatgcaaaaatacaaagaaatggtatataTGAAAgacctataattttataaaaataaaaatgtgatttttgtgggggttttaacacccaatggggcacggaaaagtcatttttcgtgaaatgagaaaatttataaaatacttaaATGTTCGGAATAACGCGTTGGTAtaagccgtttgatgaaaaataaagcccattattttatttgaaatatcagctataagatcatgattcgggtcgtataaATTTTGATAGGAAAgctataaatacaaaataaattatcTGAAAAATACCCTGAAAATACCCGAATAATACAGAAGGCACGTAACAcgtagcagttagggttttattactaattacacataaatgataAACTAACagacataatttattataaatatgatataatacaagcgtaatttttCCAGACGTTACAGTAGAATCCCAAtcgagttatcttgtgagcgaAGACCCttcccccaagtgttgtccacaaatcccCTCATGAGCTTCTTTAGGTGCCTCTTCTACTTCAAGAGGTCTCAAGTACTTTAAGTATGAAATGACGAAGGACCTTTTGTACAAGAGGCCTTCCATCAACAAATATCTCAATGCTCTCACCGATAATTTGCGTGCCTCGTGGACATCGTCTCAAGGTGAGTCTTGGTTGGATTGATGGAACAACTCGCCACAACAATTGGTGCTATCAAATTTATGACATGCATAGTAAGGGTCTTCGGGACTTGGAAGTTGATACTTTTTGGGTAGTTCTCAATTTCAGACGAGGCAAACTTAGATAGGGAATCGGCCGTAATGTTCTCCTATCTCAgaactgttagtgtttgtgccctagagaccacactatgatgttttagtttaagacatttggattattaatatttatgttctatcgattattcctttaataatttattaatttttaatttacctgcgatataaatattagattaataaatgtccttagaatatgatatgcaattctatatctctaagtacttgacttagaaatgagattatgagaatagtatcaatattcctaaaggtccctagtcgagtattattataggGGACAATAATTATGCATTAAGACTAgtatgtttgttgactgatgatcacatctcattgatcataggtatggtgatactaaagtcaaaacacatgcacatgtattagatacatggtgctggattgacccgttgtgagatactacatgtttataatGTCATAAGTTATtttcacagtgataatgatgtaatggtccttagacctgaagccattatatttctatacgagaattaatatactttgattccgttaaaagttatccttaaacgggtaatgataaaaatggacattggatatattatgaatcgtatgagaaatatgaatgatttagatgggatttaaccctcctattttaggagtgatattattggcctcttgtgtgagctagattATGAAATGCATgaccacgctcaaatgttgatcTGATATGctagtctactcattgatcaaggaaacttggattaaactatgatgaagatgacacattacatgcctctagtttaatctataatatttggttaaattgattatattacattgtacattatcatgaaaggtttaatcgaatcaccgatttaattattattcttgggtagcaatgatgtattactggATGCCGctaattgtttataattttaatatgacatattaaaattattgccaatgtaataataacctacatggtcacacacaaagagtgcttgaaggagaaataatttaaattatgaatttaaattaaataaatattttatatatgacATTTATTAAGCatgactcaattaattaattaaataaaatagagaaattacTTAATCTAATTTCGAAATAAGTTCCTAATTAATTAAGTgtgatttaattaaataataaattgggatttcatattagtattaattatatttagattataattagaaaactcattTTTCTCTCTTTATAAACTCTTTGAGGGCTAATTTATATATTAGGATACATGGTTTACAAAACCCTAGATGTTcaaggagaaagagaaagagaggtggagatggagttttcgggtgctagtacacatcaatccTTCAAGAAAAGCGTTCGTGTAGATACCGTATAGTGTAGATCGTGAGAGCGGGATATGTGGTGATtcaacaaggtttggaactccattaaTCCTCCATTAATGAACTCTTAAAGCTTTTTCAAGGTAAATATTcttactacgaattaaatatctattttcgtATGGATCCTGCATAGGGTTTCGATTTTACTCtggtttttattttattttacatcGTTTCCGTTGCATTTATTTGCTCGAAACCCTTCAGGAACATGTTCAGCATACCATTCATCAAACTGAATCAATATTTCCTTCACGACTCTTAGGTACTTGGACACTGTGTCATCCTTAGCCTCAAACTCTCCATTGACTTGAGAAATAACAAGTCTTGAATCTCTACAAACTTTAAGATTCTTGGCCCTCACGGCTCTGGCCAAGCCTAAGCCAACTATCAAAGTTTCATATTCCGCTTCATTTTTCATAGTTGGGAAGTCCAACTTCAAAGTATACTCAATCATGAACCTTTCAGAGCTTTGCAAGACCAGGCCTGCACCACTAGATTTTGTTTTAGACGCGCCatcaaaatggagaacccaatattctttcagAGTCAAATCTTCATCTTTATCTTTCTCTTTTCCTTCCGGGGCTACTATCTCTTGCCCCTGACTTCTTTGTCGCTAATGATACATTCGACCATAAAGTCTGCTAAGGCCTGAGCCTTGATGGTTGTTCGACACTTGTATTTGATGTCAAATTCACCCAACTCAATTGCCCACTTTATGAGCCTTCCACTTGCTTTCGGGCTGTGAACAATGTTCCTCAAAGGTTGGTTCGTCAGGACTTCGATCTTGTGGGCCTAGaagtatggtctcaactttctcgaGGCTGTGACTAGTGCAAGTGCAAACTTCTCAGTGGTGGAAAAGTTCAACTCCTCTATGTGGAGCACCTTACTCACATAGTAGATGGGATTCTAGAGCTTCTATTCTTCCTTTACTAGGACGACACTCACAGCTTGCTCAGAGACTGTGAGGTACAAGTAAAGAATGTCCTCCAGAAtaggtttggccaacaacggggcctcaGTAATGTATTTCTTTAGCTGCTCAAATACATATTGGCTCTCATCTGTCCACTCAAAGTTCTTTACCTTCTTCAAGGTATTGAAAAAGGGCAGGCATTTGTCTCCCAATTTGGAGATAAAACTTCCTAGCGCCGTAATTCTTCCAGTCAACTTCTGAAAATCCTTGATACAGTGTGGTGGATCCATATCTAGGATGGCTTtgattttatcggggttggccttgATTCCTCTTTTCGAGACCATATGACCCAAAAAAATTTCGAACCCAACACCAAAAGCACACTTGGCGGGGTTTAAAATCATTTTGTGGTGCCTCAATACTTCGAATGCCACTCTGAAGTATTTATTATGATCGGCCTTGGCCaggcttttgactaacatgtcatcaacatagacctccaCGGTCTTTCCATCTATATGGGCAAATATCTTTCACCAATCTCTGATAAGTAGCTCCTGCATTTttaagtccaaaagccataataagataacaaaaaacaccaaagtcggTTATGAAAGTTGCCTTGCGGGTGTCATCTTTGTGCATTTTGATATGATTGTAGCCGCTGAAGCCACTCATATAGCTCAACATCTCATGCCCAGCGCTGGCatcgatcagggtatcaatcctAGGTAAGGGGTAGCAGTTCTTTGGGCATGcgtcatttagatcagtgaattCGATACACATCTTCTGTTGCCCAATAAAGATgtaattatttaagggggttggatacaattgtataaatgtttcgaacaagtaataaaatataacagctttttatatatctgataaaaactattacaaaatcttctcaagaaatactgatgttcttgagagcttctaggtcgaatgatcctcaaGTATGATgtcactaagtgatgacctaaactgtgtttatatactacacagctgcaacagattaatctaagatatgcattatcaaaaactaactgaaactgatacatatcttaaactaaacaaataaagtcctataactcagatgTAACAGATATATGCTCCATATTATAAGGAACAtaacaaatcctctaatgctgactgtcttcaaatactgatgtcatacaaatgctgatgacataccaaatcctgacggtacatcagatcctgatgacatccgaacagctagatcctgagcttcttttgatcattgagaattcaatatgtaacaatctcccccaatttatgcttatTGCAATGAAGCttaaattccattctcaatgattccaaaaccaatctacaaaatgtacaaggagtaaagcttactttagtatcttcagataactaaCATTTGTTTCAAGAAAGTtcttcaatctttcttcctccttgtctcgtaggactttaacaagctttttcttcaactctctcctctcttcagtgtcttctccaagctgatagatagtTGATCTTAACTTAAAAATTGagcttttgcttatctcaagatcaccaatcaacatgaagcttaaactgacatcttcatgatcaggactgaaggataactaaGGACtattgagaaaaacttgtagcactgcagctccctttttcatctaCATTTCTTGACCAtataagttctgtactcaggaatataatcaccattgtatttatcatcttttgtcatgactcttcttctgaccatttcaagtatcatagaagaccaatttctggtgactttgttctcaactctaagaagatagtgaatatatttcaattctgtcacagccttcattaagagttgctataacgtaaagctttttactttaccatctttgaaaaagtacagaatctcttctctgacataattatcatttatctttctttgaacaatcttcacaacttcaactttctcaagatgtgaaggagaaattctttcaccaagattttctGTCAGAGTATCTGTCTCCAGCAGATCAGATTCTAAGATCTCCATACTGAAATGACCAATGtctcctctggttcgagatttgataagtttcagtttttcattgtataccACCCAAGGCTTCTTGATGtacttatcaacatcttcctgttctgagatagaatctcttaacccagctgacacaaattcaacatgctagaaccctttagaataattggatacatggatgtctttccatcttctattcttcttgccgagaggagcatagtttgaagacaaatcatcagtcttcccttctgctttatgccatagctccctcttttattttaaaactctcttcaaatattctttgcatgcttgatcagctttccttctatcaatcttttctttttcatcagcctctgaaatatgagtgattactagagaaggagctgactcatttaatgctttgatcactttttcatcagagttaaaattagttatcaggttcatagcatcaggatctgcttttacctcaggatttgtgttTGCATCAAGAGTTACATCCTGATttgctgtatcagcttgatcaatgtcagtggctggtcttttcttccttggtataatcaactcttctggcttctgaacttctttatcttcttcatttccttgtacaggacataaccttctctggatagaaaattcagaaaagtagagttgaatGCATTCACTTGACTTGATCCAGAAGTTCTTCCACCTATttctcttcctcttcctcttcctcttgctcttgcagatctaccacctctttttcctcttcctttagaagtgttagcttcagcttcaatttgagccaaaagctccttttgttgcataactgcttcttcaggtgttagatcaggaaattcttcagttatatacccaagagcactcctagcattcttttgctcaaacttcttgtctttatagtacaagacaatctcttcacctatttccttatgtctgtaaggaaaaaacatccctttagcttctgttaaatttgagattgtaatatcatcatcctcaggagcaccagcagtagtcttgtgcttggctttataagcaaccaatagacttcctttgtcccgaaggatcattcttcttggaatgttgaagttgttgagcagtagaagcaatttgaacatctgtaactggattattcttatcatcatcatcatcaatatctttatcctttgtctgaatagaatctggtgtacattttgtagcaactatcttctccccctttttggcatcaataTTTGAAAGAAGTAAaatagagcatccagtttgtcacctatagaagaaaCCTTATCTTTTAAtgaggaaagtctagaggccatgttgtcttgatatttaacaacatctttgatggtatttttcacacttttgatttcagctaagttaggtgtgtgaagcaaaaatccatcaattttctctttgacaccagcatgagacttctttatttcatcaagttcagagtgaattcctttaacagaaatagttg
This sequence is a window from Apium graveolens cultivar Ventura chromosome 9, ASM990537v1, whole genome shotgun sequence. Protein-coding genes within it:
- the LOC141685749 gene encoding uncharacterized protein LOC141685749, producing MDPPHCIKDFQKLTGRITALGSFISKLGDKCLPFFNTLKKVKNFEWTDESQYVFEQLKKYITEAPLLAKPILEDILYLYLTVSEQARQRSQGQEIVAPEGKEKDKDEDLTLKEYWVLHFDGASKTKSSGAGLVLQSSERFMIEYTLKLDFPTMKNEAEYETLIVGLGLARAVRAKNLKVCRDSRLVISQVNGEFEAKDDTVSKYLRVVKEILIQFDEWYAEHVPEGFRANKCNGNDFEEYCNDNNIELRFTSVAHPLENGQEEVSNRIILEGLKKKVECSRNTWVDELLSILWAYRTTCRVTTEVTQFMLAYGAEAVVPVKFTHGSPRVEPYELENNEEGMRLALDLIDEIRDDAN